One part of the Tenacibaculum sp. 190130A14a genome encodes these proteins:
- a CDS encoding thioredoxin family protein — translation MNIKLILSLFLIANTLFAQEINQTIKDSKGKLMLLGKANIEAFNHSDFDWYSKNYESYITNDNVIKEIKAPLKNYKIKVFFGSWCGDSKRELPRFYKVLDKAKINHKNVELIAVDRKPEAYKTSPGGEEKGLNIHRVPTFVFYKENKEVARIVEYPKQDFERDILTIVKEEKYTPNYGVVFFLDKLIKEKGIDELKKNLTAYLSYLSEYTKGSRELNTYGYKLLRSGELEKALLVFELNTKMYPYKTNVFDSYAEGLHKAKRYEEAIKNYAQVLALDSNNVNALEAIASIKKETELNK, via the coding sequence ATGAACATAAAATTAATATTGAGTTTATTTCTTATAGCTAACACTTTGTTTGCACAAGAAATAAACCAAACAATTAAAGATAGTAAAGGAAAACTAATGCTTTTAGGAAAAGCCAATATAGAAGCTTTTAATCATAGTGATTTTGATTGGTACTCTAAAAACTATGAAAGTTATATTACAAACGACAATGTTATAAAAGAAATAAAAGCTCCCTTAAAAAACTACAAAATAAAAGTGTTTTTTGGAAGCTGGTGTGGAGATAGTAAACGTGAATTACCAAGGTTTTATAAAGTACTGGATAAAGCAAAAATAAACCATAAAAACGTTGAGCTTATTGCTGTTGATAGAAAACCAGAAGCTTACAAAACTTCACCAGGAGGAGAAGAAAAAGGCCTTAACATTCATAGAGTACCCACATTCGTTTTTTATAAAGAAAATAAAGAAGTAGCAAGAATTGTTGAGTATCCAAAGCAAGATTTTGAAAGAGATATACTTACTATTGTTAAAGAAGAAAAATATACCCCCAATTATGGAGTAGTGTTTTTTCTAGATAAATTAATCAAAGAAAAAGGAATTGATGAACTAAAAAAGAACCTAACTGCTTACCTATCTTATTTATCAGAATATACCAAAGGAAGTAGAGAATTGAATACTTATGGATACAAATTACTGCGCTCTGGTGAACTAGAAAAGGCTTTATTAGTTTTTGAATTAAACACCAAAATGTACCCTTATAAGACCAATGTTTTTGATAGCTATGCAGAAGGTTTACATAAAGCAAAACGTTATGAAGAAGCCATAAAAAACTATGCGCAAGTATTGGCTTTAGACTCAAACAATGTTAATGCTTTGGAAGCAATAGCATCAATTAAAAAAGAAACAGAATTAAATAAATAA
- a CDS encoding DNA helicase PriA: MNQETIQHSEQKKPCVNCGAELLYKPGSTEIKCDYCGYEETIEKAASAFEELELYPYLEKMGAQSHTEKISMLHCKSCGANQHVEENYKSLHCVYCSQPLVVEDAYQEDWILPGAVLPFQLTHKESHQIFRKWVKGLWFAPNKLQKAALDPQKTKGLYVPYWTFDAELFADYTGQRGDYYYVTESYSTVENGKTVRRTRQVRKTRWTPASGSISGFIDDTLISASKQRNNSLPNKIAQWNLGALQTFNSKYLAGFVTEKYTLPLKDGHLKSKRQAEKIANNWACRDIGGDTQYVSSLDMKLSEETFKHILLPVYISSYIFNNKKYHFYVNGQTGVISGNRPYSFWKIFFAVILGLLLIGIIAIVSQQ, from the coding sequence ATGAATCAAGAAACCATACAACATTCTGAGCAAAAAAAACCATGCGTTAATTGCGGTGCTGAACTATTATATAAACCAGGGTCTACCGAAATTAAGTGTGATTATTGTGGCTATGAAGAAACCATAGAAAAAGCAGCTTCGGCATTTGAAGAGCTTGAACTTTACCCCTATTTAGAAAAAATGGGGGCACAATCTCATACAGAAAAAATAAGCATGCTTCATTGTAAATCTTGTGGAGCGAATCAACATGTTGAGGAGAATTACAAGTCTTTACATTGTGTGTATTGCAGTCAACCTTTAGTTGTTGAAGATGCCTATCAAGAAGATTGGATTTTACCTGGGGCTGTACTTCCTTTTCAATTAACTCATAAAGAGTCTCATCAAATTTTCAGAAAATGGGTGAAAGGTTTATGGTTTGCTCCGAATAAACTTCAAAAAGCGGCATTAGACCCTCAAAAAACGAAAGGACTTTATGTTCCATACTGGACTTTTGATGCTGAATTATTTGCTGATTATACTGGCCAGAGAGGTGATTATTATTATGTAACAGAGAGTTACAGTACGGTAGAAAATGGAAAAACCGTTAGACGAACTCGACAGGTAAGAAAAACTCGATGGACCCCAGCTTCTGGATCTATAAGTGGTTTTATTGATGATACACTTATTAGCGCTTCTAAACAACGAAACAACTCCTTACCTAATAAGATAGCACAATGGAATTTAGGTGCTTTACAAACCTTTAATTCAAAGTATTTAGCTGGATTTGTTACTGAAAAATATACGTTACCTTTAAAAGATGGACATTTAAAATCTAAAAGGCAGGCTGAAAAAATAGCAAATAATTGGGCTTGCAGAGATATTGGAGGAGATACCCAATATGTAAGTAGTTTAGATATGAAACTTTCTGAAGAGACTTTTAAACATATACTTCTTCCTGTTTATATCTCATCTTACATATTTAACAATAAGAAGTATCATTTTTATGTAAATGGTCAAACTGGAGTTATTTCTGGTAATAGACCTTATTCTTTTTGGAAAATTTTCTTCGCTGTGATTTTAGGGCTCTTGCTTATTGGTATTATCGCGATTGTTTCCCAACAATAA
- a CDS encoding endonuclease, giving the protein MKKVYLLGLLTLFFVGCGGNDSDVVKPDPEDKVVAVNDAFEATENTPTALSGFLSNDTYKEGSIKLTFDTTSSKGATIAKEGNNFRYTPATDFVGADTFTYTICSTITTSSCSTATITVNVKDDGTSTGGNAGSFNIPSALASYYSSVDFTKTGSDLREALATVVINSHSSFLSYTPGVWNALKESDLDPTNSNKVLLVYGYNDSDGNAVTDRTRGKDNNGGSAGSDWNREHVYPRSLGTPNLGSSGPGSDAHHLRPADVTMNSNRGNKKFVAGSGNAGDATGGWYPGEEWKGDVARMMMYMYLRYGSQCLPKNVATGTANSSDSNMINLLLEWNAADPISDFEKNRNNVLATKQGNRNPFIDNPYLATVIWGQDSAENTWK; this is encoded by the coding sequence ATGAAGAAAGTTTATCTATTAGGTTTATTAACCTTATTTTTTGTAGGATGTGGAGGAAATGACAGTGATGTTGTAAAACCTGATCCAGAAGATAAAGTGGTAGCGGTGAATGATGCGTTTGAAGCTACTGAGAACACACCTACAGCTTTGTCTGGTTTTTTGTCAAATGACACGTACAAAGAAGGAAGTATAAAATTAACATTTGATACGACTTCTAGCAAAGGAGCTACAATTGCTAAAGAAGGAAACAATTTTAGGTATACTCCAGCTACAGACTTTGTTGGAGCGGATACATTTACCTATACTATTTGTAGTACAATTACAACTTCTAGTTGTTCTACGGCAACCATAACTGTAAACGTAAAAGATGATGGAACTAGTACTGGTGGAAACGCTGGGAGCTTTAATATACCTTCAGCTTTAGCTAGCTATTACAGTAGTGTAGATTTTACAAAAACAGGATCAGATTTAAGAGAAGCATTGGCAACAGTAGTCATTAATTCTCACTCATCTTTTTTATCATATACACCAGGAGTTTGGAATGCATTGAAGGAATCTGATTTAGACCCAACAAATAGCAATAAAGTACTTTTAGTGTATGGATATAACGATTCAGATGGAAATGCAGTAACAGATAGGACTAGAGGGAAAGATAATAATGGAGGATCAGCTGGTTCAGATTGGAATAGAGAACACGTATACCCGAGATCTTTAGGAACCCCTAACTTAGGAAGTTCTGGTCCAGGTTCCGATGCACACCATTTAAGACCTGCAGATGTAACAATGAATTCTAACAGAGGAAACAAGAAGTTTGTTGCTGGTTCTGGAAATGCTGGAGATGCAACAGGAGGATGGTACCCAGGTGAAGAATGGAAAGGAGATGTAGCACGTATGATGATGTACATGTACCTACGCTACGGTAGCCAGTGTTTACCAAAGAATGTAGCTACAGGTACTGCTAATTCTTCAGATAGTAATATGATTAACTTATTATTAGAATGGAATGCTGCTGACCCTATTTCAGATTTTGAAAAAAATAGAAATAATGTACTTGCAACAAAACAAGGTAACAGAAATCCATTTATTGACAATCCTTATTTAGCAACAGTTATTTGGGGGCAAGACAGTGCAGAAAATACTTGGAAATAA
- a CDS encoding DUF1573 domain-containing protein produces the protein MKTMITFLVFVFTIGMVNAQEFKFKKETIDYGKITQGSEGKRVFEFTNVGKEPLIIKQVISTCGCAVSKKPTQPIMPGKKGKIEVSYDTKRIGGFSKMFTVMSNAKTKRKALKIKGFIEKSLVAAK, from the coding sequence ATGAAAACAATGATTACCTTTTTAGTATTTGTTTTTACCATAGGAATGGTAAATGCACAAGAATTTAAGTTTAAAAAAGAAACAATTGATTACGGAAAAATAACTCAAGGTTCAGAAGGAAAACGAGTATTTGAGTTTACGAATGTTGGAAAAGAGCCATTAATAATTAAACAGGTAATATCAACTTGTGGTTGTGCAGTATCTAAAAAACCAACGCAACCTATTATGCCTGGGAAAAAGGGGAAAATAGAAGTCTCTTATGATACAAAAAGAATAGGTGGATTTTCAAAAATGTTTACAGTTATGTCAAATGCTAAAACAAAAAGAAAAGCACTGAAAATAAAAGGGTTTATAGAGAAGTCATTAGTCGCTGCTAAATAG
- a CDS encoding succinate dehydrogenase/fumarate reductase iron-sulfur subunit yields the protein MNLTLKIWRQKDASDKGKMVEYKVTDISEHMSFLEMLDVLNEQLIAKGEEPVAFDHDCREGICGMCSLYINGEAHGPDRGVTTCQLHMRMFNNGDTIYIEPFRAKAFPVVKDLVVDRSAFDRIQQAGGYVSINTSGNTQDANAIPINKENADKAFDAATCIGCGACVATCKNSSAMLFVGAKVSQYALLPQGQVEATDRVQNMVAQMDLEGFGNCTNTGACEIECPKGISLENIARMNSEFLKANLKG from the coding sequence ATGAATTTAACACTTAAAATTTGGCGTCAAAAAGACGCAAGTGATAAAGGAAAAATGGTCGAATATAAAGTGACCGATATTTCTGAACATATGTCCTTCTTAGAAATGTTGGACGTATTAAATGAACAATTGATAGCAAAAGGTGAAGAGCCTGTAGCATTCGACCACGACTGTCGTGAAGGTATTTGTGGAATGTGTTCATTATATATTAATGGTGAAGCTCATGGGCCTGATAGAGGAGTAACAACATGTCAGTTACACATGCGTATGTTTAACAACGGCGATACTATTTATATTGAGCCATTTAGAGCAAAAGCTTTCCCTGTTGTAAAAGATTTAGTTGTAGATCGTTCTGCTTTTGATAGAATTCAACAAGCGGGTGGATATGTATCTATAAACACTTCTGGTAATACACAAGACGCGAATGCAATTCCTATTAATAAAGAAAATGCAGACAAAGCTTTTGATGCAGCAACTTGCATCGGTTGTGGTGCATGTGTGGCTACTTGTAAAAACTCATCTGCTATGTTATTTGTTGGAGCAAAAGTTTCTCAATATGCTTTATTACCGCAGGGACAAGTAGAGGCTACAGATCGTGTTCAAAATATGGTAGCTCAAATGGACTTAGAAGGTTTTGGTAACTGTACAAATACTGGAGCATGTGAAATTGAATGTCCGAAAGGAATTTCTTTAGAAAATATTGCTCGTATGAATTCAGAGTTCTTAAAGGCAAACTTAAAAGGATAA
- a CDS encoding SPFH domain-containing protein translates to MGIFDEIKKKLSNEFIDIIEWLDNTNDTLVHRFERYQNEIKNGAQLIVREGQMAVFINEGQLADVFSPGTYTLNTQNLPILATLKGWKYGFNSPFKAEVYFVSTRLFTDEKWGTKNPITLNDERFGFVEIRAFGTYAFKINDPGKFIKDVVGTDSNFTNYEINEHLKSLISTRFTDTIGEANLPIELYAANTNELSDTCLEVMNPEFNSVGISLEKFYIENVSMPEDLKKEIFEYSRLNKLDLDKLAKFKAAKAMEVAAANESGAAGAGMGMGMGFAMAQQMGTLFNQQTQSTTTNPTASTGATPPPLPNQPQYFYAVNGQQAGPVNYEALKGLFAGGSINAETLVWKQGMPNWASLQSVPELQNLLGSVPPPLPNN, encoded by the coding sequence ATGGGAATTTTCGATGAAATTAAAAAGAAACTAAGCAACGAGTTTATTGATATAATTGAGTGGTTAGATAACACTAACGATACCTTGGTGCATCGCTTTGAGCGTTATCAAAATGAAATTAAAAATGGTGCTCAATTAATTGTAAGGGAAGGTCAAATGGCGGTCTTTATTAACGAAGGTCAATTGGCAGATGTTTTTAGTCCTGGAACCTATACACTAAACACGCAAAACCTACCTATATTAGCAACACTTAAAGGTTGGAAATATGGTTTTAATAGTCCATTTAAAGCTGAGGTTTATTTTGTAAGTACTCGTTTATTTACCGATGAAAAATGGGGAACTAAAAACCCTATCACATTAAACGATGAGCGTTTTGGTTTTGTTGAGATTAGAGCTTTTGGTACGTATGCTTTTAAAATTAATGATCCAGGTAAATTTATTAAGGATGTTGTTGGTACCGATAGTAACTTTACTAATTATGAGATTAATGAACATTTAAAAAGTCTTATTTCCACAAGGTTTACAGATACTATTGGAGAGGCTAATTTACCTATTGAATTGTATGCTGCCAATACCAATGAATTATCAGATACTTGTTTAGAAGTTATGAATCCTGAGTTTAACTCAGTAGGTATATCTCTAGAAAAATTTTACATTGAAAATGTTTCTATGCCTGAAGATCTTAAAAAAGAGATTTTTGAGTATAGTAGACTTAACAAACTAGATCTTGATAAACTAGCTAAGTTTAAAGCTGCCAAAGCAATGGAAGTTGCAGCAGCAAATGAATCTGGAGCTGCTGGAGCTGGAATGGGAATGGGAATGGGATTTGCTATGGCGCAACAAATGGGAACTTTGTTTAATCAACAAACGCAATCTACAACCACAAACCCAACTGCCTCAACAGGAGCTACACCTCCCCCATTACCAAATCAACCTCAATATTTTTATGCGGTTAATGGTCAGCAAGCCGGACCTGTTAACTACGAAGCCTTAAAAGGATTATTTGCTGGAGGTAGTATCAATGCAGAAACTTTAGTATGGAAACAAGGAATGCCAAACTGGGCAAGTTTACAAAGTGTACCTGAATTACAAAACTTGTTAGGTTCAGTTCCTCCACCATTACCAAACAACTAA
- a CDS encoding fumarate reductase/succinate dehydrogenase flavoprotein subunit, protein MAILDSKVPKGPLKDKWTTYKDKINLVNPANKRLIDVIVVGTGLAGGSAAATLAELGYNVKAFAYQDSPRRAHSIAAQGGINAAKNYQGDGDSTYRLFYDTVKGGDYRSREANVYRLAEVSANIIDQCVAQGVPFARDYGGLLDNRSFGGVLVSRTFYAKGQTGQQLLLGAYSAMNRQIARGKIEMFNRHEMLDVVIVDGKARGIIARNMVTGEIERHSAHAVVIASGGYGNVYFLSTNAMGSNATAAWKIHKKGAFFANPCFTQIHPTCIPRSGDYQSKLTLMSESLRNDGRIWVPKKMEDVLAIREGKLKPTEIAEEDRDYYLERRYPAFGNLVPRDVASRAAKERCDAGFGVNATGEAVYLDFKSAIERYGKEQCKLKGNDNPTHAEILAEGEQVVENKYGNLFQMYEKIVDQNPYKTPMMIYPATHYTMGGIWVDYNLMTTIPGCYAIGEANFSDHGANRLGASALMQGLADGYFVLPYTIGDYLADDIRTGAISTETKEFDEAEKAVKDRIDFFVNNQGTHSVDYYHKKLGKIMWEKCGMARNEKGLKEAMAEIKALREDFWKNVTVPGGANEMNPELEKAGRVADFLELGELFARDALDRTESCGGHFREESVELDGPQKGEAKRDDVNFTYVSAWEYKGEPADAVLHKEDLEFNDIELKQRSYK, encoded by the coding sequence ATGGCAATTTTAGATTCAAAAGTACCAAAGGGTCCATTAAAAGATAAGTGGACAACTTATAAAGATAAAATCAACTTAGTTAATCCTGCAAATAAACGTTTAATTGATGTTATTGTTGTAGGAACAGGTTTAGCAGGAGGTTCTGCTGCTGCTACTTTAGCTGAGTTAGGATATAACGTAAAAGCATTTGCTTATCAAGATTCTCCTCGTCGTGCACACTCAATTGCTGCGCAGGGGGGTATCAATGCAGCAAAAAATTACCAAGGAGATGGAGATTCTACTTACCGTTTATTTTATGATACGGTAAAAGGAGGAGACTACCGTTCTCGTGAAGCAAACGTTTATCGTTTAGCTGAGGTATCTGCAAATATTATAGATCAATGTGTGGCACAAGGTGTACCTTTTGCTCGTGACTATGGTGGATTATTAGATAACCGTTCTTTTGGAGGGGTATTAGTATCTCGTACTTTCTATGCTAAAGGACAAACTGGTCAGCAATTATTATTAGGAGCATATTCTGCAATGAACCGTCAAATTGCTCGTGGTAAGATTGAGATGTTCAATCGTCATGAAATGTTAGATGTTGTTATTGTTGATGGTAAAGCTCGTGGTATTATAGCTCGTAACATGGTTACTGGTGAGATTGAGCGTCATTCTGCTCATGCCGTTGTAATTGCTTCTGGAGGATACGGAAATGTATATTTCTTATCAACAAATGCAATGGGTTCTAATGCTACTGCAGCATGGAAGATTCACAAAAAAGGAGCTTTCTTTGCAAACCCTTGTTTTACACAGATCCACCCAACTTGTATTCCTCGTTCTGGAGATTACCAATCTAAGTTAACGTTAATGTCTGAATCATTACGTAACGATGGACGTATTTGGGTTCCTAAAAAAATGGAAGATGTTTTAGCAATTAGAGAAGGTAAATTAAAGCCTACTGAAATTGCTGAAGAAGATAGAGATTACTATTTAGAGCGTCGTTACCCTGCTTTTGGTAACTTAGTACCTCGTGATGTTGCTTCTCGTGCTGCCAAAGAGCGTTGTGATGCTGGATTTGGTGTAAACGCTACTGGTGAAGCGGTTTATTTAGATTTTAAATCAGCTATCGAGCGTTACGGAAAAGAACAGTGTAAATTAAAAGGAAACGACAACCCAACGCATGCTGAGATTTTAGCGGAAGGAGAGCAAGTTGTTGAAAACAAATACGGAAACTTATTCCAAATGTACGAGAAGATCGTAGATCAAAACCCGTACAAAACTCCAATGATGATTTATCCTGCAACTCACTATACAATGGGAGGAATTTGGGTAGATTATAACTTAATGACAACGATTCCTGGTTGTTATGCTATTGGTGAAGCTAACTTCTCTGATCACGGTGCGAACCGTTTAGGGGCTTCTGCTTTAATGCAAGGTTTAGCAGATGGATACTTTGTATTACCATATACCATTGGAGATTATTTAGCTGACGATATTCGTACGGGAGCTATTTCTACTGAAACAAAAGAATTTGATGAGGCTGAAAAAGCGGTTAAAGACCGTATTGATTTCTTTGTAAATAATCAAGGAACTCATTCTGTAGATTACTACCACAAGAAACTAGGAAAAATTATGTGGGAGAAATGTGGAATGGCTCGTAACGAAAAAGGTTTAAAAGAAGCTATGGCTGAAATTAAAGCTTTACGTGAAGATTTCTGGAAAAATGTAACTGTACCAGGAGGTGCAAATGAAATGAACCCAGAATTAGAAAAAGCAGGTCGTGTAGCTGATTTCTTAGAATTAGGAGAGTTATTTGCACGTGATGCACTAGACAGAACAGAATCTTGTGGAGGTCACTTTAGAGAGGAATCTGTTGAATTAGATGGTCCTCAAAAAGGAGAAGCAAAGCGTGATGATGTAAACTTTACTTATGTTTCTGCATGGGAATATAAAGGAGAACCTGCTGATGCTGTTTTACACAAAGAAGATTTAGAGTTTAACGATATTGAATTAAAACAACGTTCATACAAATAA
- a CDS encoding histidine kinase — MKTILYRKNITQLLIHVLFWGLFIFVSLFVFTNFYWAANPFLQYLFLLLFIVYFNYFILLPFFVRKKWYFIYSVLFISISFFATQLYCNVFARCGCSVMKCLSDYLWQTLVPLLFFSFLWMLFKFIGEQEKVEKANQERTEIELKFLKSQINPHVLLNNLNTIYAYSIDKPSETPDLILKLSENLKHVLYETNSHKVLLEKELNFIENYIEFQKIRTQGIKKVHYTSSIDNDNYAIAPLLLITIIENAFKHSSTHSEIVISIEVIDGELLLKCHNLFDVQKTKETNTIGLPNLQKRLSLIYPDKHDLKLNEKDNSFSVFLNLNLK, encoded by the coding sequence ATGAAAACTATTTTATATAGAAAGAATATTACGCAACTCCTCATTCATGTGTTGTTTTGGGGATTGTTCATTTTCGTTTCTCTATTTGTTTTTACTAATTTTTATTGGGCAGCCAATCCATTTTTACAGTATTTATTTTTACTGCTATTTATTGTATACTTTAATTATTTTATCCTGCTTCCTTTTTTTGTTCGAAAAAAGTGGTATTTCATTTATAGCGTTTTATTTATTTCAATATCTTTTTTTGCTACTCAATTGTATTGCAATGTTTTTGCTCGTTGTGGCTGTTCTGTAATGAAGTGCTTGAGTGATTATTTGTGGCAAACCTTAGTACCCCTACTTTTCTTTTCTTTTTTATGGATGTTATTTAAATTTATTGGTGAACAAGAAAAAGTTGAGAAAGCAAATCAGGAAAGAACTGAAATTGAATTGAAGTTTTTAAAATCTCAAATAAATCCACATGTCTTGTTAAATAATTTAAACACGATTTACGCTTATTCTATAGACAAACCTAGTGAAACTCCTGATTTAATCTTAAAACTGTCTGAAAACCTAAAACACGTTCTATATGAAACAAATTCTCATAAGGTTTTACTTGAAAAAGAACTTAATTTTATTGAAAACTATATAGAGTTTCAAAAAATAAGAACACAAGGGATAAAAAAAGTACATTATACTTCTAGTATTGACAATGACAACTATGCTATAGCTCCTTTACTTTTAATTACCATTATTGAAAATGCTTTTAAGCATAGTTCTACACATAGTGAAATAGTTATATCTATTGAAGTTATTGATGGAGAATTGTTATTAAAATGTCATAACTTATTTGATGTTCAAAAAACCAAAGAAACGAATACTATAGGATTACCTAACCTACAAAAAAGGCTTTCATTAATTTATCCAGATAAACATGATTTGAAATTGAACGAAAAAGATAATTCATTTTCTGTTTTTCTAAATCTAAACTTAAAATAG
- a CDS encoding LytTR family DNA-binding domain-containing protein: protein MKCVILEDELPAQLVLKNYIAKFNQLELVATFQTAIEANSYLKEHSVDLLFLDINLPDISGLEFVKSVKNPPKIIMTTAYPNFAVDSFELDTIVDYLVKPFSLNRFLKAIGKAEKLHQVVNSKPSESFVYLNIDKTLHKVDTSSILYIESDRNYLTFVTTAKKYLIIDSLKNWKEKLEPYHFIQVHKSFLVNLKKINNIAGNLVQINEKKIPVGRTYKKKLMANF from the coding sequence ATGAAATGTGTTATTCTTGAAGATGAATTGCCAGCGCAATTAGTTTTAAAAAATTATATCGCAAAGTTTAATCAATTAGAATTGGTTGCAACTTTTCAAACAGCTATTGAAGCTAATTCATATTTAAAAGAGCATTCAGTAGATCTTCTTTTTCTAGATATCAATTTACCAGATATATCGGGGCTAGAATTTGTTAAATCTGTTAAAAACCCTCCTAAAATTATTATGACCACTGCATATCCTAATTTTGCAGTTGATAGTTTTGAATTAGATACTATTGTAGATTATTTGGTAAAGCCTTTTTCTTTAAACCGCTTTTTAAAAGCTATTGGTAAAGCTGAAAAACTTCATCAAGTAGTTAACTCAAAACCGAGTGAATCGTTTGTTTATTTAAATATTGATAAAACACTACATAAAGTAGACACTAGTAGTATTTTGTACATTGAATCTGATCGAAATTATTTGACTTTTGTTACTACTGCAAAAAAATATCTAATTATCGATTCTCTAAAAAATTGGAAAGAGAAATTGGAACCTTATCATTTTATACAAGTTCATAAATCGTTTTTAGTTAACCTTAAAAAGATTAATAATATTGCAGGTAACTTGGTTCAAATAAATGAGAAGAAGATTCCTGTAGGACGAACTTATAAGAAAAAATTAATGGCTAATTTTTAG
- a CDS encoding succinate dehydrogenase cytochrome b subunit, producing MMGLLKSSIGRKFAMALSAFFLMFFLLQHFAINLTSIFPDNGSTFNKLSHFMGTNAVVQYVMQPVLIFGVVFHFVMGFVLEIKNNSARQVKYAKNNGGANSSWMSRNMIFSGAAILAFIVLHFIDFWFPEINTKFIQGDWSGMHDGEFRYFHELQHKFVSPIRVGAYVIAFVFLALHLLHGFNSAFQSVGANNKYTNGLKTFGKVYAIGIPVGFIIIALFHHFNH from the coding sequence ATAATGGGATTATTAAAATCTTCTATCGGAAGAAAATTTGCCATGGCACTTTCGGCATTTTTCTTAATGTTCTTTTTACTACAGCATTTTGCAATCAATTTAACATCAATTTTTCCTGATAACGGATCAACTTTCAATAAGTTATCTCACTTCATGGGAACTAATGCAGTAGTACAATACGTAATGCAACCCGTATTAATTTTCGGTGTAGTATTTCACTTTGTAATGGGATTCGTTTTAGAAATTAAGAACAACAGTGCTCGTCAAGTAAAGTATGCTAAAAACAATGGTGGTGCTAATTCATCTTGGATGAGTAGAAACATGATTTTTAGTGGAGCAGCTATCTTAGCTTTTATTGTATTACACTTTATCGATTTTTGGTTTCCAGAAATTAACACCAAGTTTATTCAAGGAGATTGGAGTGGTATGCACGATGGAGAGTTTAGGTATTTCCACGAATTACAACATAAGTTTGTAAGTCCGATTAGAGTTGGGGCTTATGTAATTGCTTTTGTATTCTTAGCATTACACCTTTTACACGGATTTAATTCTGCTTTCCAATCAGTTGGAGCAAATAACAAATATACAAACGGTTTAAAAACTTTTGGTAAAGTTTACGCAATTGGTATTCCTGTAGGTTTTATCATTATTGCATTATTTCACCATTTTAACCACTAA